A genome region from Erigeron canadensis isolate Cc75 chromosome 3, C_canadensis_v1, whole genome shotgun sequence includes the following:
- the LOC122592018 gene encoding uncharacterized protein LOC122592018 produces the protein MLRSRLTSILRRRSADGPNRWTTPGHQERPNGYFLNRTPLPAGQSRKWEDWELPCYVTSFLTIVILGVGLNAKPDLTLETWAHQKAIERLEAKQNLSAAAGNDLE, from the coding sequence ATGCTAAGATCACGTCTAACCTCCATCCTCCGCCGTCGCAGCGCCGACGGTCCCAACCGCTGGACCACCCCAGGTCACCAAGAAAGACCCAACGGCTACTTCCTAAACCGAACCCCTTTACCAGCAGGACAGTCAAGAAAGTGGGAAGATTGGGAGCTTCCATGTTATGTAACAAGTTTCTTAACAATTGTAATTCTGGGTGTTGGTCTAAATGCTAAACCTGATCTAACTTTAGAAACATGGGCCCACCAGAAAGCCATTGAACGCCTTGAGGCTAAACAGAATTTATCAGCTGCTGCAGGAAATGATTTGGAGTGA